A genomic stretch from Pristiophorus japonicus isolate sPriJap1 chromosome 6, sPriJap1.hap1, whole genome shotgun sequence includes:
- the kcnj13 gene encoding inward rectifier potassium channel 13, producing the protein MGIVFNDSDEKDAAPLIAPRYRRIVTKDGHSNLKIEALPGRSIVYLKDIWSILVEMRWRWMLLTFSGAFVAHWLFFACFWYLLAYTNGDLDVLDHTNPPENHTICVKYIDSFTAAFSFSLETQLTIGYGTMYPDGDCPAAIALLAVQMLLGLMVEALITGAFVAKIARPKLRATAIKFSYFAAVGHHEGEPCLMFRVANIWQSPLTRVKVTAILYQEYKNQHLHQTNIDFRIDHLNSNECPYLVFPLMFYHTINQYSPLYPLIQGKMPPYYEIVIFLSAEQEGTGETCQKRTSYIPEEIKLRQQFASMISCNSKGYYKIAMENFDKTVPGFPVLFNPKDAKQNDFVVSINGDRADTLLFRDSAV; encoded by the exons ATGGGCATCGTTTTCAACGATAGTGACGAAAAGGACGCTGCGCCACTTATAGCCCCGCGGTACAGAAGAATTGTCACTAAGGATGGGCACAGCAACCTCAAGATAGAGGCCCTCCCCGGAAGGAGCATCGTATACCTAAAAGATATCTGGTCGATCTTGGTGGAAATGAGATGGCGCTGGATGTTACTGACTTTCTCAGGAGCTTTTGTTGCTCACTGGCTCTTCTTTGCCTGCTTCTGGTATTTATTGGCATATACAAATGGTGATTTAGATGTGCTAGATCATACCAATCCTCCAGAAAACCATACTATCTGTGTGAAATACATCGACAGCTTCACAGCAGCCTTCTCGTTCTCACTGGAAACTCAGCTTACAATTGGCTATGGAACCATGTACCCTGATGGTGATTGCCCAGCTGCCATTGCTCTCCTCGCTGTCCAAATGTTGCTGGGACTTATGGTGGAAGCTTTAATTACAG GTGCCTTTGTGGCAAAAATTGCCAGACCAAAGCTTAGAGCGACTGCAATTAAATTCAGTTACTTTGCTGCTGTAGGACACCATGAAGGGGAACCATGCCTGATGTTTAGAGTAGCCAACATATGGCAAAGTCCATTAACACGTGTTAAAGTAACTGCCATTCTATATCAAGAGTACAAAAACCAACATCTTCATCAGACAAACATTGACTTCCGCATTGACCATTTGAACTCGAACGAGTGTCCATACCTTGTTTTTCCACTGATGTTCTACCACACCATCAATCAATACAGCCCACTCTATCCACTGATTCAAGGAAAAATGCCTCCTTACTACGAGATAGTAATTTTTCTGTCAGCAGAACAGGAAGGTACGGGAGAGACTTGCCAAAAGAGAACCTCATATATTCCTGAAGAAATCAAACTCAGGCAACAATTTGCCTCGATGATAAGCTGTAATTCCAAAGGGTACTACAAAATTGCCATGGAGAACTTTGACAAGACTGTTCCAGGATTTCCTGTGCTATTTAATCCAAAGGATGCAAAGCAGAATGATTTTGTTGTTAGCATCAACGGTGATCGTGCTGATACTTTATTATTCCGAGATAGTGCTGTCTGA